Proteins co-encoded in one Hymenobacter swuensis DY53 genomic window:
- a CDS encoding dioxygenase family protein, protein MERKNFLKSLFVGALSAPVVLAACSTDDADAVTPDTTGTTGTTGGTTSGNCSVAPTETEGPFPTKVPSSYVRSDITDGRTGHKLTARITILNSNNSCAALAGALVDIWHCDAAGNYSEYGGTGMQSTNYQAVHFLRGRQTTDANGLVTFTSIFPGWYSGRATHIHVHVYSANGTSLKVTQIAFPEGTGSAVAAVNGYTKGLSGYTINASDNVFSDGVSLELATVTGSTSAGFELSINLAVPA, encoded by the coding sequence ATGGAACGCAAGAATTTTCTGAAAAGCCTGTTTGTGGGTGCTCTTTCGGCCCCGGTGGTGCTGGCCGCCTGCAGCACGGACGACGCCGACGCCGTAACCCCCGACACTACCGGCACCACCGGCACCACCGGCGGTACTACCTCCGGCAACTGCTCAGTAGCCCCCACCGAAACCGAGGGCCCGTTCCCCACCAAAGTGCCGTCCTCGTACGTGCGCTCCGACATCACCGATGGCCGCACGGGCCACAAGCTAACGGCCAGAATCACCATTCTCAACAGCAACAACAGCTGCGCCGCGCTGGCCGGCGCGTTGGTAGATATCTGGCACTGCGACGCGGCAGGTAACTACTCAGAGTATGGTGGCACGGGCATGCAAAGCACCAACTACCAGGCCGTTCATTTTCTGCGGGGCCGCCAGACCACCGATGCCAACGGGCTGGTGACGTTCACATCCATCTTTCCCGGCTGGTACTCGGGCCGCGCCACCCACATTCACGTCCACGTCTATTCGGCCAACGGCACCTCGCTCAAAGTCACCCAGATTGCCTTTCCCGAAGGCACCGGCTCAGCGGTAGCCGCCGTGAATGGCTACACCAAAGGCCTGAGCGGCTATACCATCAACGCCAGCGACAATGTGTTCAGCGACGGGGTTTCCCTGGAGTTGGCTACCGTTACGGGCAGCACTTCAGCCGGCTTCGAGCTGAGCATCAACCTGGCCGTACCCGCCTAA
- a CDS encoding DUF5916 domain-containing protein produces the protein MFHLSTTYRLFYLSSRLCAVKYIRVFLLLVSVLLTTVAGQAQSQPASEAAVTAAAAVPAPKRQLQALRITDAIKLDGDLNEAIWQQAPIATEFIQNRPNPGPREKHPTEVRILYDDANLYIGAVMHDVSQDSIMRELSERDNMGNTDFFGIFLDTYHDKINGYGFFITTGGVQADARYSPAGGEDFNWNAVWDSRTALRGTDWVAEVRIPYSAIRFSKAAEQLWGVNFMRQRKRDNQGFFWNEVKPAVDGFVNQWGELQGLKNIQPPLRLSLTPYVSGYVNHFPYNEQGTRNSSTSFNGGADVKWGINESFTLDATLVPDFGQVQSDNQVLNLSPFEVQFQENRQFFTEGTELFNKGNLFYSRRVGATPIGFGNVSDQLRAGEMGPDGQRRPGEAVVSNPGVTRLLNATKVSGRTSKGLGVGIFNALSNDVYATVRDSLDGRQRDVLTQPFSNYSIMVLDQSLKNNSYVSLINTNVTRWGSTYDANVTGGLFRFANKKNSYAIDGRVVYSRRRGNAFGSEERIDDQNGYKYRVGLSKISGNFTWSLSQGIESNTYNPNDLGILFGNNNINQSVNFSYNKYKPFWKVNNLYSFWGLDHTLLYKPTRYQGVNVYGGFNTTFTKSFLTTGMNVDANPVTHDYFEPRQYPLGDYYVRVPVNANVGGFLSTDYRKKLAWDLNAGVRWYAQDDRLPRARRMGYGWGVSPRYRVSNQLNFRYSLDWNLRENQIGYVNGGLDTSLPDDARFRDNHPDDVLLGRRRVLTVTNTVSGAYTFNNRMSLTIRTRHYTSTVNYRDFARLGKGGEEQLVDYRRNRDNTFNAFNVDAVYSWWFAPGSQVSIVWKNASSSFLEANEATPLYFDNLSTTINTPHNNNVSIKILYYLDYLMLKRRRA, from the coding sequence GTGTTTCACCTCTCTACCACCTACCGCTTGTTCTACCTCTCCTCTCGTCTTTGCGCCGTGAAGTATATCCGTGTGTTCCTACTGCTGGTGAGCGTGTTGCTGACCACCGTAGCCGGGCAGGCTCAGTCTCAACCCGCCTCCGAGGCGGCGGTTACGGCCGCTGCCGCCGTACCGGCCCCCAAGCGCCAGCTCCAGGCCCTGCGTATTACCGATGCCATTAAGCTGGATGGCGACCTGAACGAAGCCATCTGGCAGCAGGCCCCCATTGCCACCGAATTTATTCAGAACCGGCCCAACCCCGGACCCCGCGAAAAGCACCCCACCGAAGTCCGCATTCTGTACGACGACGCCAACCTCTACATTGGAGCCGTGATGCACGATGTGTCGCAGGACTCGATTATGCGGGAGCTGTCGGAGCGCGACAACATGGGTAACACCGATTTTTTCGGCATTTTTCTCGATACCTACCACGATAAAATCAACGGCTACGGCTTCTTCATCACCACCGGTGGCGTGCAGGCCGATGCCCGCTACTCGCCGGCCGGGGGCGAGGATTTCAACTGGAACGCCGTGTGGGACTCGCGCACGGCGCTGCGCGGCACCGATTGGGTGGCCGAAGTGCGAATTCCGTACTCGGCCATCCGTTTCAGCAAAGCGGCCGAGCAGCTGTGGGGCGTGAACTTCATGCGCCAGCGCAAGCGCGACAACCAGGGCTTTTTCTGGAACGAGGTGAAGCCCGCCGTGGATGGTTTCGTGAACCAGTGGGGCGAGCTGCAGGGCCTGAAGAACATTCAGCCGCCACTGCGCCTCTCGCTCACGCCCTACGTATCGGGCTACGTGAATCACTTCCCGTATAACGAGCAGGGCACCCGCAACTCCAGCACCAGCTTCAACGGCGGGGCCGATGTGAAGTGGGGCATCAACGAGAGCTTCACGCTGGATGCTACGCTGGTGCCCGATTTCGGGCAGGTGCAGAGCGACAACCAGGTGCTCAACCTCTCGCCCTTCGAGGTGCAGTTTCAGGAAAACCGCCAGTTCTTTACTGAGGGCACCGAGCTGTTCAACAAGGGCAACCTGTTCTACTCGCGGCGGGTGGGGGCCACGCCCATCGGCTTTGGTAACGTGAGCGACCAGCTGCGGGCCGGCGAAATGGGCCCCGACGGCCAGCGGCGGCCGGGCGAGGCCGTGGTCAGCAACCCTGGCGTGACGCGCCTGCTCAACGCCACCAAGGTATCGGGGCGCACCAGCAAGGGGCTGGGCGTGGGCATATTCAACGCCCTCAGCAACGACGTATACGCCACCGTGCGCGACTCGTTGGACGGCCGGCAGCGGGACGTGCTGACGCAGCCGTTCAGCAACTACAGCATTATGGTGCTGGACCAGAGCCTCAAAAACAACAGCTACGTCTCGCTCATCAACACCAACGTGACGCGCTGGGGCAGTACGTACGATGCCAACGTGACGGGCGGCCTGTTCCGCTTCGCCAACAAGAAGAACTCCTATGCCATTGATGGCCGCGTGGTGTACTCGCGCCGCCGGGGCAACGCGTTTGGCTCGGAGGAGCGCATCGACGACCAGAATGGCTACAAGTACCGGGTGGGGCTGAGCAAAATCAGCGGCAACTTTACCTGGAGCCTGAGCCAGGGTATCGAGTCCAATACATACAACCCCAACGATTTGGGTATTCTGTTCGGCAACAACAACATCAACCAGAGCGTCAACTTCAGCTACAACAAGTACAAGCCTTTCTGGAAAGTCAATAACCTGTATTCGTTCTGGGGTCTCGATCATACGCTACTGTACAAACCCACGCGCTACCAGGGCGTGAACGTGTACGGGGGCTTCAACACCACCTTTACCAAGAGCTTCCTGACCACGGGCATGAACGTCGATGCCAACCCCGTAACGCACGACTACTTCGAGCCCCGGCAGTACCCGTTGGGCGACTACTACGTGCGGGTGCCGGTGAATGCCAACGTGGGCGGCTTTCTTTCCACCGATTACCGCAAAAAGCTGGCCTGGGACCTGAACGCCGGGGTGCGCTGGTACGCCCAGGACGACCGGCTGCCCCGCGCCCGCCGCATGGGCTACGGCTGGGGCGTTTCGCCGCGCTACCGCGTGAGCAACCAGCTCAATTTCCGCTATAGCCTCGACTGGAACCTGCGCGAAAACCAGATTGGCTACGTAAACGGCGGCCTCGATACCAGCCTGCCCGATGATGCCCGGTTCCGCGACAACCACCCCGATGACGTGCTGCTGGGCCGCCGCCGGGTGCTGACGGTGACCAATACCGTGTCGGGGGCGTACACGTTCAACAACCGCATGTCGCTTACGATCCGCACGCGTCACTACACCAGCACCGTGAATTACCGCGACTTTGCCCGCCTGGGCAAGGGCGGCGAGGAGCAGCTGGTGGACTACCGCCGTAACCGCGACAACACGTTCAATGCCTTCAACGTGGATGCGGTGTACTCCTGGTGGTTTGCGCCCGGCTCGCAGGTGAGCATCGTCTGGAAAAACGCCAGCTCCTCCTTTCTGGAAGCCAACGAGGCCACGCCGCTGTATTTCGACAACCTGAGCACCACCATCAACACGCCCCACAACAACAACGTGAGCATCAAAATTCTGTACTACCTGGATTACCTGATGCTGAAGCGTCGGCGGGCGTAG
- a CDS encoding DUF5723 family protein → MNFSRLASVLGLVLALPTALHAQNELSNFTATGRGGVATTFATDYQSIGINPANLGRVGTARVAFTIGEVGAGVSSQSLTRQQLRRFIYDTNQNLTLAEKQALATAFNSDNAANFNADATTFALAVQLPVVGGIAVSNRVRTAGHVGLNKNAADILFLGRDAPIYTSTAAGNVPLVSEALAGTDMQFAVMNEFNLAWGTQIVDLPLFQLSAGAGYRYIQGIGIVDIKVQPGNLQAYSSMSPVFNVDYGDLVNNPSFNLKTGSGLSPVGKGHGFDVGLAAEVGKAVRLGLAVTDIGRMTWEGNLLTANDQKLKRLKSEGVGSYNFIKEAAEIFASGSDSLFQYQTGQERRADLPTKLRAGAGLRISEYFEAGLDVTLPLNSVAGNLPSPFIGAGLDYKPVKWLRLSSGLTGGAGYGVSVPLGFTLVTSIYEAGLSTRDVAGLLTSENPYLSVAGGFLRFKLGGKTQ, encoded by the coding sequence ATGAACTTCTCCCGACTTGCTTCCGTGCTGGGCCTCGTGCTGGCGCTGCCCACCGCCCTGCACGCCCAGAATGAGCTGAGCAATTTCACGGCCACCGGCCGGGGCGGCGTGGCCACCACCTTCGCCACCGATTACCAGTCCATCGGCATCAATCCGGCTAACCTGGGCCGGGTGGGCACGGCTCGGGTAGCCTTCACCATTGGCGAGGTAGGAGCGGGCGTCAGCTCCCAGTCGCTCACGCGGCAGCAGCTGCGCCGGTTTATCTACGATACCAACCAGAACCTTACCCTGGCCGAAAAGCAGGCGCTGGCTACGGCCTTCAATTCCGATAACGCGGCCAACTTCAACGCCGATGCTACCACGTTCGCGCTGGCCGTGCAGCTGCCGGTAGTAGGCGGTATTGCGGTGAGCAACCGGGTACGCACGGCCGGCCACGTCGGGCTGAACAAAAATGCCGCTGACATCCTGTTTCTGGGCCGCGACGCGCCCATTTACACCAGTACCGCCGCCGGCAATGTTCCGCTGGTATCGGAGGCGTTGGCCGGGACGGATATGCAGTTTGCGGTGATGAACGAGTTTAACCTGGCCTGGGGGACGCAGATAGTCGACCTGCCGCTGTTCCAACTCTCGGCCGGCGCGGGCTACCGCTACATTCAGGGCATCGGCATCGTGGATATCAAGGTGCAGCCCGGCAACCTGCAGGCGTATAGCTCCATGTCGCCGGTGTTCAATGTCGATTACGGCGACTTGGTGAACAACCCCAGCTTCAACCTGAAAACGGGCAGTGGCTTGAGCCCGGTAGGCAAAGGGCACGGCTTTGATGTGGGGCTGGCCGCTGAAGTGGGCAAGGCCGTGCGCCTGGGTCTGGCCGTGACGGATATCGGCCGCATGACCTGGGAAGGCAACCTGCTCACGGCTAACGACCAGAAGCTGAAACGGCTCAAGTCGGAAGGCGTGGGGAGCTATAATTTCATTAAGGAAGCCGCCGAAATTTTTGCTTCCGGCTCCGACAGCCTGTTTCAGTATCAGACCGGTCAGGAACGCCGCGCCGACCTACCTACCAAGTTGCGGGCCGGGGCTGGCCTGCGCATCAGCGAGTATTTTGAGGCTGGCCTCGACGTGACCTTGCCGCTCAACAGCGTGGCCGGCAACCTGCCCTCACCTTTCATCGGGGCCGGCCTCGACTATAAGCCCGTGAAGTGGCTGCGCCTGAGCAGCGGCCTTACCGGCGGCGCGGGCTACGGCGTGAGCGTACCGCTGGGCTTTACCCTGGTCACCTCCATCTACGAAGCCGGCCTCAGCACCCGCGACGTAGCCGGCCTGCTCACCTCCGAAAACCCTTACCTCTCCGTTGCGGGTGGCTTCCTGCGCTTTAAGCTGGGCGGTAAAACGCAATAA
- a CDS encoding alpha/beta hydrolase-fold protein, which yields MKKYVTVLLLWMLSLLSAQAQQFRVSYTAAAYAGPFTGNVLLYLSQKNAQPKNQPGWPCYRLAVRNVQPGEIIVFSDSALSFPTLLSRIGRGDYYVQAVWDLNLGGRIIGQSTGNPYSVARRVSLQAPDETFTLVCSQVVPAPVFVATTFCKEIKAPSALLSRFHRKPTSLDAAVILPADYYRHPQRRYPVLFTVGGFGGDYHHYSRSESTDTLPATPIDTIACIRVYLDGASSLGHTVYANSANNGPVGDAFTTEFLPLLDQQYRTNGGRVLRGHSSGGYTVVYLMTHYPKLFAGANASSPDPVDFHASRKPICTGMPGGWIFRTR from the coding sequence ATGAAGAAATACGTCACTGTTCTGCTGCTGTGGATGTTGTCGTTGCTTTCAGCGCAAGCCCAGCAGTTCCGGGTTTCCTACACGGCCGCCGCCTACGCGGGTCCGTTCACCGGTAACGTGCTGCTGTATTTGTCGCAGAAGAATGCACAGCCCAAAAACCAGCCCGGCTGGCCGTGCTACCGGCTGGCCGTGCGCAACGTGCAGCCCGGCGAAATCATCGTCTTTTCCGATTCGGCGCTGTCGTTTCCCACGTTACTCTCGCGCATCGGGCGCGGCGACTACTACGTGCAGGCCGTGTGGGATTTGAACCTCGGAGGGCGGATAATCGGGCAGAGCACCGGCAACCCGTATAGTGTGGCGCGCAGGGTGTCACTCCAGGCTCCCGACGAAACGTTTACGCTGGTATGCAGCCAAGTGGTACCCGCGCCGGTGTTCGTCGCCACCACGTTCTGCAAGGAAATAAAGGCCCCCTCAGCGCTGCTCAGCCGGTTTCACCGCAAGCCCACGTCGTTGGATGCCGCCGTTATTTTGCCCGCCGATTACTACCGGCACCCGCAACGCCGCTACCCAGTGCTGTTTACGGTGGGCGGCTTCGGCGGCGACTATCACCACTACTCGCGTTCCGAAAGCACCGACACGCTGCCAGCCACGCCTATTGATACCATTGCCTGCATTCGGGTGTATCTGGATGGAGCCAGCTCGTTGGGGCACACCGTGTACGCCAACAGCGCCAACAACGGCCCCGTCGGCGACGCTTTTACTACGGAGTTTCTGCCGCTACTCGACCAGCAGTACCGTACCAACGGCGGGCGTGTGCTGCGTGGGCACAGCAGCGGCGGCTACACGGTGGTGTACCTGATGACGCACTACCCGAAGCTGTTTGCCGGTGCCAACGCCAGTTCCCCCGATCCGGTGGACTTTCACGCTTCGAGAAAACCAATTTGTACCGGGATGCCCGGTGGGTGGATTTTCCGGACTCGCTGA
- a CDS encoding pirin family protein: MIKQTPGRLYLAEQHGTLTTAQSSRSSVFSFGAFADVQRPAEGRLLAFNEETLSGGQQLTLPNSLAAYCVVVPLTGGIGCGDALSQEVVQVEEVWVARVPAGRAVVLTNPYPDAAVSFLHIWLADAAAPVAARAELFQYTFQQLESGLLEVTGGSVQLPFALSLGRFTGRQEAIYQPRRPDSLFFAYVLAGAFEIEGRLLHAKDGLALWQVAETELEALSNNALVVVLEVAP; this comes from the coding sequence ATGATTAAGCAAACGCCCGGCCGCCTCTACCTTGCGGAGCAGCACGGCACGCTTACCACGGCTCAATCGAGCCGGAGCAGCGTGTTTTCCTTCGGCGCGTTTGCCGATGTGCAGCGCCCGGCGGAAGGGCGGCTGCTGGCGTTTAACGAAGAAACGCTGAGTGGCGGCCAGCAGCTGACATTGCCCAACTCCCTGGCCGCGTACTGCGTGGTAGTGCCGCTTACCGGCGGAATTGGCTGCGGCGACGCGCTTAGTCAGGAGGTGGTGCAGGTGGAGGAAGTATGGGTGGCGCGGGTGCCGGCCGGTCGGGCAGTGGTGCTCACCAACCCGTATCCGGACGCGGCCGTGAGCTTTCTGCACATTTGGCTGGCAGACGCTGCCGCTCCTGTCGCCGCCCGCGCCGAGTTGTTTCAGTACACGTTTCAGCAGTTGGAAAGCGGCTTACTGGAAGTAACAGGCGGTAGCGTGCAGCTGCCGTTTGCCCTCAGCCTCGGCCGGTTCACAGGCCGCCAAGAGGCCATCTACCAGCCGCGCCGGCCTGATTCGCTTTTCTTTGCTTACGTACTGGCCGGAGCCTTTGAAATTGAAGGCCGCCTGCTGCACGCCAAAGATGGCCTAGCCCTCTGGCAAGTAGCCGAAACCGAACTGGAAGCACTCAGCAATAATGCGCTGGTGGTGGTGCTGGAAGTAGCACCGTAG
- the meaB gene encoding methylmalonyl Co-A mutase-associated GTPase MeaB, with protein MPKRFSASEYIDGILAGNRVLLSRAITLVESTLPSDQALAQQVLDAVLPHAGRSVRVGITGVPGVGKSTFIEALGLHLVREQDKRLAVLAVDPSSQRSGGSILGDKTRMNELAAHPQAFIRPSPAGRSLGGVTRSTREALVLCEAAGHDVIFVETVGVGQSETAVHGMVDFFLLLMLAGAGDELQGIKKGIMEMADAVTITKADGGNELAARRARAEYQNALHLFPLAPSQWNPVVTTSSAVTGAGVPAVWEIIGQYVQQTQESGYFQRRRQEQNLHWLHETIREALETRFYQRPAVAQRLPDIRQQVMDGRKSAFGAAEELLGL; from the coding sequence GTGCCCAAACGCTTTTCCGCTTCCGAATACATCGACGGCATTCTGGCCGGCAACCGCGTGCTGCTCAGCCGGGCCATCACCTTGGTAGAAAGCACGCTACCCTCCGATCAGGCCCTGGCCCAGCAGGTGCTCGACGCGGTACTGCCCCACGCCGGCCGCTCGGTGCGGGTGGGCATTACAGGCGTACCGGGCGTGGGCAAAAGCACGTTTATTGAAGCCCTAGGACTGCATTTGGTGCGCGAGCAGGACAAGCGGCTGGCGGTGCTGGCCGTAGACCCCAGCAGCCAGCGTAGCGGCGGCAGTATCCTCGGCGACAAAACCCGCATGAACGAGCTGGCTGCCCACCCGCAGGCGTTTATCCGGCCCTCGCCGGCCGGCCGCAGCCTGGGCGGCGTTACGCGCAGCACCCGCGAGGCCCTGGTACTCTGCGAAGCAGCCGGCCACGATGTTATTTTTGTGGAAACCGTGGGCGTGGGCCAGAGCGAAACGGCCGTGCATGGCATGGTCGACTTCTTCCTGCTACTGATGCTGGCCGGGGCCGGCGACGAGCTGCAGGGCATTAAGAAGGGCATCATGGAAATGGCCGATGCCGTGACCATCACCAAGGCCGATGGCGGCAATGAGCTGGCTGCTCGCCGCGCCCGGGCCGAGTACCAGAACGCGCTACATCTGTTCCCTTTGGCTCCTTCGCAGTGGAATCCGGTGGTGACGACCAGCTCGGCGGTTACCGGAGCGGGCGTGCCGGCGGTGTGGGAGATAATTGGGCAGTACGTGCAGCAAACGCAGGAAAGCGGCTATTTCCAGCGCCGCCGCCAGGAGCAGAACCTGCACTGGCTCCACGAAACCATTCGGGAGGCGCTGGAAACCCGCTTCTACCAGCGCCCCGCCGTAGCCCAGCGCCTGCCCGACATTCGCCAACAGGTAATGGATGGCCGCAAGTCGGCGTTTGGGGCAGCCGAGGAGTTGCTGGGGCTGTAA
- a CDS encoding YncE family protein has product MKRLSLLPLLLALLLPGVALAQREQSVWLFGQQAGLQFPEGGGTPTPLLTSKMTTYEGSAVATNQQGQLLFYTNGEFVFNRQHQVMPNGKKLMGSNSSTQSALIVPDPGSGNVFYVFTVGAQGGPNGLRYSIVDMTRDNGLGDVPRSNALLISPVAEKLAAVRHQNGRDVWIVAHRWNSNAFVSFLVTADGVQSKPIMSNVGSMHAGPGRNAIGAMKFSPDGRKLAVALWREANKYEVFDFDRTTGQVRNAKTFAPYPEAYGVEFSPDGSKLYGSSNGEGGGQAQVFQFDLKTGKATVIGKSANRKVGSLQRAPDGNIYVAREDNLYLGLIQNPNSDAAKYVDDGLKLGGRRSKLGLPNFITEPGK; this is encoded by the coding sequence ATGAAACGACTTTCTCTTCTGCCTTTGCTATTGGCGCTGCTACTGCCCGGCGTGGCCCTGGCCCAGCGCGAGCAGTCCGTGTGGCTATTCGGGCAGCAGGCCGGGCTGCAGTTCCCGGAAGGCGGCGGCACGCCTACGCCGCTGCTCACCAGCAAAATGACCACCTACGAGGGCTCGGCCGTGGCTACCAACCAGCAGGGCCAGCTACTCTTCTACACCAACGGGGAGTTCGTTTTTAACCGCCAGCACCAAGTAATGCCCAACGGCAAAAAGCTGATGGGTTCCAACTCCAGCACCCAGAGCGCCCTTATCGTGCCCGACCCGGGCTCCGGCAACGTGTTCTACGTGTTTACGGTGGGGGCCCAGGGAGGCCCCAACGGGCTGCGCTACTCCATCGTGGATATGACCCGCGACAATGGCCTCGGCGACGTGCCCCGCTCTAATGCGCTGCTTATTTCACCCGTGGCAGAGAAACTGGCCGCCGTGCGCCACCAGAACGGCCGCGACGTCTGGATTGTGGCGCACCGCTGGAATTCCAACGCCTTTGTGAGCTTCCTGGTAACGGCCGACGGGGTGCAGAGTAAGCCCATCATGAGCAACGTGGGCAGCATGCACGCCGGCCCCGGCCGCAACGCCATCGGTGCCATGAAGTTCTCACCCGATGGCCGTAAGCTGGCCGTGGCGCTGTGGCGGGAGGCGAATAAATATGAGGTATTCGACTTTGACCGAACTACCGGCCAAGTGCGGAACGCCAAAACCTTTGCCCCCTACCCCGAGGCTTACGGTGTAGAATTTTCCCCCGATGGCAGCAAACTCTACGGCTCCAGCAACGGCGAGGGCGGCGGCCAGGCTCAGGTGTTTCAGTTTGATCTGAAAACCGGTAAAGCCACCGTCATCGGCAAATCCGCCAACCGCAAAGTCGGCTCCCTGCAGCGCGCCCCCGATGGCAACATCTACGTGGCCCGCGAAGACAACCTGTACCTCGGCCTCATCCAGAACCCCAACTCCGACGCCGCCAAATATGTGGACGACGGCCTCAAGCTCGGTGGCCGCCGCAGCAAGCTCGGCCTTCCCAACTTCATCACGGAGCCAGGAAAGTAG